Below is a genomic region from Citrobacter amalonaticus.
GTTGCCGAAATTTACCCTCAGTTCGTTAGCTGAATGGTGGGATATCATGGGCGGTACTCACCTGTGCATGATGCCAACGCTGGAAACAGAAGACGTCTTTGACGTGGTTCAGATGCGCGAGCTGGCCACCCATCTGGTGGAACATCCCTGCCACGACCGCATTATTGCGCTTCGAATCGGCGGCAACGACCTTATGAACGTTGTGTCGCTTCGCCGTCCCCGGGACCTGACGCTGTATGATAGCCCGATGGGCTACGTCATCAAAATGCTCGTTTCGGTCTTTGGCCCGCGTGATTTTGCCCTTACCGCGCCCGTATGTGAGCATATTGACGATCATGCCGTAATGGCCAGAGAGCTGGCTCTTGATATGGCACATGGGCTTGTTGGGAAAACGGCCATTCACCCGGGTCAGATAGAGGTCATTCAAAACGCGCTGATGGTCACTCAGGGTGAGCATTCTGACGCTCTGCGGATCCTGAACTCTACCCAGGCCGTGTTTAAGTCGCAGGGAGCAATGTGTGAACCCGCCACACATCGCCGCTGGGCGGCTGGCATTCTGGACAGAGCTCGTTTTTATGGGTTACAGAACGAGCAAAGCGCTGATGGAATCAGATTACTTACCGTGACCCAGCATCATTAAGGAAATCATAATGGGGTTCAGGTTCAGAAAGTCGATCAACATTATTCCTGGCGTTCGCCTCAACCTGAGTAACGGTGCACCGAGCCTGAGTGTCGGGCCGAGAGGTGCTTCCGTTTCTTTTGGTAGCCGGGGGACCTATGCCAATCTGGGCTTGCCCGGTACCGGACTGAGTTACCGTACCCGGCTTGACCGGGCCGCGCGTTCCGGAGGTGGAAACCGGACGGCAACCGACCCGGGGCTCAGACAGGCGCTTGAGCAGGAAGCCGCTGAACTCATGTCAGCGGT
It encodes:
- a CDS encoding HpcH/HpaI aldolase/citrate lyase family protein, yielding MKNRLSPWNLGATLYMPATREDIADVVLHGKIPGLRSLVICLEDAVSEADIPIALKNLEHLLHELTNSMRSLGKNDWPLVFIRPRHAEMGRWLKAHYDLSAVDGFVLPKFTLSSLAEWWDIMGGTHLCMMPTLETEDVFDVVQMRELATHLVEHPCHDRIIALRIGGNDLMNVVSLRRPRDLTLYDSPMGYVIKMLVSVFGPRDFALTAPVCEHIDDHAVMARELALDMAHGLVGKTAIHPGQIEVIQNALMVTQGEHSDALRILNSTQAVFKSQGAMCEPATHRRWAAGILDRARFYGLQNEQSADGIRLLTVTQHH